In the genome of Pseudomonas sp. HS6, one region contains:
- the rpsQ gene encoding 30S ribosomal protein S17 codes for MAEAEKTVRTLTGRVVSDKMDKTITVLIERRVKHPIYGKYVKRSTKLHAHDETNQCHIGDKVTIRETRPMAKTKSWALVDVLERAVEV; via the coding sequence ATGGCTGAAGCCGAAAAAACTGTCCGTACGCTGACTGGCCGTGTTGTCAGCGACAAGATGGACAAAACCATCACCGTTCTGATCGAGCGTCGCGTTAAGCACCCGATCTACGGTAAATACGTTAAGCGTTCGACTAAGCTGCACGCGCACGACGAAACCAATCAGTGCCACATCGGCGACAAAGTCACTATTCGTGAAACTCGTCCGATGGCCAAGACCAAGTCTTGGGCGCTGGTTGATGTTCTCGAACGCGCTGTGGAAGTCTAA
- the rpmC gene encoding 50S ribosomal protein L29 — protein sequence MKANELREKSAQQLNEQLLGLLRDQFNLRMQKATGQLGQSHLLSQVKRDIARVKTVLNQQAGK from the coding sequence ATGAAAGCGAATGAGCTTCGTGAAAAATCCGCACAGCAGCTGAACGAGCAACTGCTCGGCTTGCTGCGCGACCAGTTCAATCTGCGCATGCAGAAAGCAACTGGCCAGTTGGGGCAGTCTCATCTGCTCTCGCAAGTTAAGCGTGACATCGCTCGCGTGAAGACTGTGCTCAACCAGCAGGCAGGTAAGTGA
- the rplP gene encoding 50S ribosomal protein L16, producing the protein MLQPKRTKFRKQMTGHNRGLALRGSKVSFGEFALKSVARGRLTARQIESARRALTRHVKRGGKIWIRVFPDKPISKKPLEVRMGKGKGNVEYWVAQIQPGKVLYEIEGVSEELAREAFALAAAKLPLATSFVKRTVM; encoded by the coding sequence ATGTTGCAACCAAAGCGTACGAAGTTCCGCAAGCAGATGACCGGCCACAACCGTGGTCTGGCACTGCGCGGTAGCAAAGTCAGCTTCGGCGAGTTCGCGCTGAAGTCTGTAGCTCGTGGTCGTCTCACCGCTCGTCAGATCGAGTCAGCGCGTCGTGCTCTGACCCGTCACGTAAAACGTGGCGGCAAGATCTGGATCCGTGTATTCCCGGACAAGCCGATCTCCAAGAAGCCTCTCGAGGTTCGTATGGGTAAAGGTAAGGGTAACGTGGAGTACTGGGTTGCCCAGATTCAGCCAGGCAAAGTCCTGTATGAAATCGAGGGTGTTTCTGAAGAGCTGGCGCGTGAGGCTTTCGCCCTGGCTGCTGCAAAGCTGCCGCTCGCCACCTCCTTTGTTAAACGGACGGTGATGTGA
- the rpsC gene encoding 30S ribosomal protein S3, protein MGQKVHPIGIRLGIVKEHTSVWYADGRTYADYLFADLKVREYLQDKLKSASVSRIDIHRPAQTARITIHTARPGIVIGKKGEDVEKLRQDLTKQMGVPVHINIEEIRKPELDGMLVAQSVAQQLERRVMFRRAMKRAVQNAMRIGAKGIKIQVSGRLGGAEIARTEWYREGRVPLHTLRADIDYANYEAHTTYGVIGVKVWIFKGEVIGGRQEELKPQAPAPRKKAAK, encoded by the coding sequence ATGGGTCAGAAAGTACATCCCATTGGCATTCGCCTGGGAATCGTCAAGGAGCACACCTCCGTCTGGTACGCAGACGGTCGGACTTATGCGGACTACTTGTTCGCTGATCTGAAGGTGCGTGAATACCTCCAAGACAAACTAAAAAGCGCGTCCGTAAGCCGTATCGATATCCATCGTCCGGCCCAAACTGCACGCATCACCATCCACACCGCTCGTCCAGGTATCGTTATCGGGAAGAAAGGTGAAGATGTTGAGAAACTGCGTCAGGACCTGACCAAGCAAATGGGTGTGCCTGTGCACATCAATATCGAAGAGATCCGCAAGCCGGAACTCGACGGTATGCTGGTTGCGCAGAGCGTAGCTCAGCAGCTGGAGCGTCGCGTAATGTTCCGTCGCGCTATGAAGCGCGCTGTACAGAACGCCATGCGCATTGGTGCCAAAGGCATCAAAATCCAAGTGAGCGGTCGTCTCGGCGGTGCTGAAATCGCACGTACTGAATGGTATCGCGAAGGTCGTGTGCCACTGCACACCCTGCGTGCCGACATCGACTATGCCAACTACGAAGCTCACACCACTTACGGTGTGATCGGTGTAAAGGTTTGGATCTTCAAGGGCGAAGTAATTGGTGGTCGCCAAGAAGAACTGAAACCACAAGCACCAGCGCCTCGTAAAAAAGCTGCTAAGTAA
- the rplV gene encoding 50S ribosomal protein L22, which yields MEVAAKLSGARISAQKARLVADQIRGKKVGEALNLLAFSSKKAAEIMKKVLESAVANAEHNEGADVDDLKVSTVFVNEGRSLKRIMPRAKGRADRIVKRSCHITVKVADK from the coding sequence ATGGAAGTAGCCGCTAAGTTGTCGGGCGCTCGAATCTCCGCCCAGAAAGCCCGCTTGGTCGCCGACCAGATCCGCGGGAAGAAGGTGGGCGAAGCGCTCAACCTGTTGGCTTTCAGCAGTAAGAAAGCCGCCGAGATCATGAAAAAAGTGCTGGAGTCGGCCGTAGCCAACGCCGAGCATAACGAAGGCGCAGACGTTGATGACCTGAAGGTCAGCACCGTTTTCGTCAACGAAGGGCGTTCGCTGAAGCGCATCATGCCACGTGCCAAAGGCCGTGCTGATCGCATCGTCAAGCGGTCTTGCCATATCACTGTCAAGGTTGCTGACAAGTAA
- the rpsS gene encoding 30S ribosomal protein S19, producing MPRSLKKGPFIDLHLLKKIEVAAEKNDRKPIKTWSRRSMILPQMVGLTIAVHNGRQHVPVLVNEDMVGHKLGEFAGTRNYRGHVADKKAKR from the coding sequence GTGCCACGTTCTCTGAAAAAAGGTCCTTTTATTGATCTTCACCTACTGAAGAAGATCGAAGTGGCGGCGGAAAAGAACGATCGCAAACCAATTAAGACTTGGTCGCGTCGTTCGATGATCCTGCCACAAATGGTCGGTCTGACCATCGCAGTACACAACGGTCGTCAGCACGTCCCAGTTCTCGTTAACGAAGACATGGTCGGCCACAAACTGGGCGAGTTCGCCGGTACCCGCAACTATCGCGGGCACGTGGCAGACAAGAAAGCCAAGCGTTAA
- the rplB gene encoding 50S ribosomal protein L2 has product MAIVKCKPTSPGRRFVVKVVNQELHKGAPHAPLLEKKSKSGGRNNNGRITTRHIGGGHKQHYRLVDFRRNDKDGIAATVERIEYDPNRTAHIALLLYADGERRYIIAPKGVSAGDQLIAGALAPIKPGNALQLRNIPVGSTVHGIELKPGKGAQIARSAGASAQLIAREGVYVTLRLRSGEMRKVLAECRATLGEVSNSEHSLRSLGKAGAKRWRGVRPTVRGVAMNPVDHPHGGGEGRTSGGRHPVSPWGFPTKGAKTRGNKRTDKMIVRRRK; this is encoded by the coding sequence ATGGCAATCGTTAAATGCAAACCGACTTCCCCTGGCCGCCGTTTTGTGGTCAAGGTGGTCAACCAGGAGCTGCATAAAGGCGCTCCTCACGCACCGCTGCTCGAGAAAAAATCGAAGTCTGGTGGTCGTAACAACAATGGCCGTATTACCACTCGTCACATCGGTGGTGGTCATAAGCAGCATTATCGTCTGGTCGACTTCCGTCGCAACGACAAAGATGGCATCGCTGCCACTGTCGAGCGTATCGAATACGATCCAAACCGTACTGCTCACATCGCTCTGCTGCTGTACGCAGATGGCGAGCGTCGCTACATCATCGCCCCTAAAGGCGTGAGCGCTGGCGACCAGCTGATCGCAGGTGCTCTGGCACCGATCAAGCCGGGCAACGCTCTGCAACTGCGCAACATTCCAGTTGGTAGCACCGTACACGGCATCGAACTGAAGCCAGGTAAAGGCGCACAAATCGCTCGTTCCGCTGGTGCTTCGGCTCAGCTGATCGCTCGTGAAGGCGTTTACGTGACTCTGCGTCTGCGTTCCGGTGAAATGCGTAAAGTACTGGCTGAGTGCCGTGCGACCCTGGGCGAAGTCTCGAACTCCGAGCACAGCCTGCGTTCGCTGGGTAAAGCTGGTGCCAAGCGCTGGCGTGGCGTTCGCCCAACCGTTCGTGGTGTTGCCATGAACCCGGTTGACCACCCACATGGTGGTGGTGAAGGTCGTACCTCTGGTGGTCGTCATCCGGTATCGCCATGGGGCTTCCCGACTAAGGGCGCGAAGACTCGTGGTAATAAGCGTACCGACAAAATGATCGTCCGTCGTCGCAAGTAA
- the rplW gene encoding 50S ribosomal protein L23, whose product MNQERVFKVLLGPHVSEKATVLADKKGQFVFKVATDATKLEIKKAVESLFSVKVERVTTLNVLGKSKRTARGLGKRNDWKKAVISLQPGQDLDFSSSAE is encoded by the coding sequence ATGAACCAGGAACGCGTATTTAAAGTTCTGCTTGGCCCGCACGTTTCCGAGAAGGCTACGGTTCTGGCAGACAAGAAAGGCCAGTTCGTTTTCAAGGTTGCTACTGACGCAACCAAGCTGGAAATCAAGAAGGCCGTCGAAAGCCTGTTCAGCGTGAAAGTTGAGCGTGTTACTACCCTGAACGTTCTGGGTAAGAGCAAGCGCACCGCTCGCGGTCTGGGCAAGCGTAATGACTGGAAGAAGGCAGTTATCTCCCTTCAGCCAGGCCAAGATCTCGATTTCAGCAGCAGTGCTGAGTAA
- the rplD gene encoding 50S ribosomal protein L4: MQLNVNDAQAIEVSELTFGGEFNETLVHQAVVAYMAGGRQGSKQQKTRSDVRGGGKRPWRQKGTGRARAGTIRSPIWRGGGTTFAARPQDHSQKLNKKMYRAAMRSILAELVRTDRLVVVQDFAVETPKTKDLLGKLNNMSLTDVLIVSDAVDQNLYLAARNLPHVDVRDVQGSDPVSLIAYDKVLITVSAVKKFEELLG, translated from the coding sequence ATGCAATTAAATGTAAATGACGCTCAAGCGATCGAAGTTTCCGAACTGACATTTGGCGGCGAGTTCAACGAGACGCTGGTTCACCAAGCAGTCGTGGCCTACATGGCCGGCGGCCGTCAAGGTAGCAAGCAGCAAAAGACCCGTTCCGACGTTCGTGGTGGCGGTAAGCGCCCATGGCGTCAGAAAGGTACTGGCCGTGCTCGTGCCGGTACTATCCGTAGCCCAATCTGGCGCGGCGGCGGCACCACTTTCGCAGCTCGTCCACAAGATCACTCCCAGAAGCTGAACAAGAAGATGTACCGCGCAGCAATGCGTTCCATTCTTGCTGAGCTGGTGCGTACTGATCGTCTGGTTGTGGTTCAGGATTTCGCAGTTGAAACTCCGAAAACCAAAGACCTGCTGGGCAAACTGAACAACATGAGCCTGACCGACGTTCTGATCGTGTCGGACGCTGTTGATCAGAACCTGTACCTGGCTGCTCGCAACCTGCCACACGTAGATGTACGTGACGTGCAAGGTTCCGATCCAGTTAGTCTGATCGCATACGACAAGGTGTTGATCACCGTGTCGGCCGTGAAGAAATTCGAGGAGCTGCTGGGATGA
- the rplC gene encoding 50S ribosomal protein L3 produces the protein MTIGVVGRKAGMTRIFTEEGVSIPVTVIEIEPNRVTQFKTEETDGYRAVQVTVGERRASRVTAAQAGHFAKANVAAGRTVMEFRLEEGEYQAGDLINAEIFAAGQLVDVTGQSKGKGFQGTIKRWNFRGQDNTHGNSVSHRVPGSIGQCQTPGRVFKGKKMSGHMGAERVTVQSLEVVRVDAERNLLLVKGAVPGATGGNLVVRPAAKARG, from the coding sequence ATGACTATTGGTGTAGTCGGTCGTAAAGCGGGTATGACCCGTATTTTCACCGAAGAAGGTGTCTCCATTCCGGTCACGGTCATTGAGATCGAGCCGAATCGCGTCACCCAGTTCAAAACTGAAGAAACCGATGGCTATCGTGCAGTGCAAGTCACTGTCGGCGAGCGTCGTGCTTCCCGTGTAACAGCTGCTCAGGCTGGCCACTTCGCTAAAGCGAACGTTGCCGCTGGTCGTACCGTAATGGAATTCCGCCTTGAAGAAGGCGAGTACCAGGCCGGCGATCTGATCAACGCTGAAATCTTCGCCGCTGGTCAACTGGTTGATGTAACCGGTCAGTCCAAAGGTAAAGGCTTCCAGGGTACGATCAAGCGTTGGAATTTCCGCGGGCAAGATAACACCCACGGTAACTCCGTATCCCACCGCGTCCCAGGCTCTATCGGCCAGTGCCAGACTCCTGGTCGTGTATTCAAGGGCAAAAAAATGTCCGGTCATATGGGCGCTGAGCGCGTGACCGTGCAGTCCCTGGAAGTAGTGCGCGTGGACGCTGAACGCAATCTGTTGTTGGTCAAGGGTGCTGTTCCTGGCGCTACTGGCGGCAACCTGGTTGTACGTCCAGCAGCCAAGGCTCGCGGTTAA
- the rpsJ gene encoding 30S ribosomal protein S10, which yields MQNQQIRIRLKAFDHRLIDQSTQEIVETAKRTGAQVRGPIPLPTRKERFTVLVSPHVNKDARDQYEIRTHKRVLDIVQPTDKTVDALMKLDLAAGVEVQISLG from the coding sequence ATGCAAAATCAGCAAATCCGTATCAGGTTGAAGGCTTTTGACCATCGCCTGATCGACCAATCAACCCAGGAAATCGTGGAAACCGCGAAACGTACTGGTGCTCAAGTGCGTGGTCCAATTCCACTGCCTACCCGTAAAGAGCGGTTTACCGTTCTGGTTTCCCCGCACGTCAACAAAGACGCGCGTGACCAGTACGAAATCCGCACTCATAAGCGCGTTCTGGACATCGTCCAGCCAACGGATAAAACCGTTGATGCACTTATGAAGCTTGATCTTGCGGCCGGTGTGGAAGTGCAGATCAGCCTCGGCTAA
- a CDS encoding DUF6124 family protein has translation MFKATPNPPETDSIPYDAALEAENIKMATERAINHYLDPGAQKTSKPSRKPGKIYLVNPTMDDETLLVEACETLSSASDMARDIGDTVDPSQRKAMQILQQVIMLSELLVNRVLDNHHVSR, from the coding sequence ATGTTCAAAGCCACACCCAACCCGCCAGAAACCGATTCAATCCCCTACGACGCCGCACTCGAAGCCGAAAACATAAAAATGGCAACCGAGCGGGCGATCAATCATTACCTCGATCCTGGGGCGCAGAAGACGTCCAAGCCCTCGCGTAAGCCGGGCAAGATCTATCTGGTCAATCCAACCATGGATGACGAAACGCTACTGGTCGAAGCGTGCGAAACGCTGTCGTCGGCCAGTGACATGGCCCGGGATATTGGCGACACCGTCGATCCGTCGCAGCGCAAGGCGATGCAGATACTGCAGCAGGTCATCATGCTGAGTGAGCTGCTGGTCAATCGTGTGCTGGATAACCATCACGTCTCGCGGTAG
- a CDS encoding DUF6124 family protein, whose protein sequence is MSQTVIPPLEDPVSPYEFPDSRKLHDAAERALDYYLTPTARIMATPYTPNDMFMVNPQTDTESLLANACESLASATVMLGDFAGLLEGPNRKTLLGIAQVVMLGELAVNQALDNLVPKE, encoded by the coding sequence ATGTCCCAGACCGTCATTCCACCGTTAGAAGATCCGGTGTCCCCCTACGAGTTTCCCGATTCAAGAAAACTCCACGACGCCGCCGAACGCGCCCTCGACTATTACCTGACCCCGACAGCCCGGATCATGGCCACTCCCTACACCCCAAACGACATGTTCATGGTCAACCCGCAAACCGACACGGAGTCCTTGCTGGCCAATGCCTGCGAATCCCTCGCGTCAGCCACGGTCATGCTCGGTGACTTTGCCGGCCTGCTGGAAGGGCCGAACCGCAAGACACTGTTGGGCATTGCGCAAGTGGTGATGTTGGGTGAGTTGGCGGTGAATCAGGCGCTGGATAACCTCGTGCCGAAGGAATAA
- a CDS encoding PAS domain-containing methyl-accepting chemotaxis protein, with protein MRNNQPITQRERTFPAQQRLISTTDAKGVITYCNDAFVEISGFSREELIRAPHNLVRHPDVPAAVFSHMWGTLKQGLPWMGIVKNRCKTGDHYWVNAYVTPVFDGSQVVGYESVRVKPSAEQIRRAEALYQRINQGKSAIPSSDKWLPIVQDWLPFILVSQLSFMIGATLNSQWGFALAAGLSVPLGLLGLQWQQRGLKRLLRLAEQTTSDPLIAQMYTDSRGAQARLEMSILSQEARLKTCLTRLQDTAEHLTDQAKQSDSLAHNSSIGLERQRVETEQVATAVNQMAATTQEVASHVQRTADATQEANRLTGRGRDIAGETREAIQRLSVVVGETGLTVTQLAKDSDEIGGVVDVIKGIADQTNLLALNAAIEAARAGEMGRGFAVVADEVRQLAQRTSESTGQIHALIAKLQQTASSAVQTMEAGHRQAEEGVARVLEADQALVGISEAVANITDMTTQIAAATEEQSAVAEEISRNISNISELADQTSEQAHNSALLSEELTKTANTQYSLVERFNR; from the coding sequence ATGCGTAATAACCAGCCCATTACACAACGCGAACGGACTTTCCCGGCTCAGCAACGGTTGATTTCCACAACCGACGCCAAAGGCGTGATCACCTACTGCAACGACGCTTTCGTCGAAATCAGCGGGTTTTCGCGTGAGGAACTGATCCGTGCGCCGCACAACCTGGTTCGTCACCCCGACGTCCCGGCTGCGGTGTTTTCGCACATGTGGGGCACACTGAAACAAGGCTTGCCATGGATGGGCATTGTCAAGAATCGCTGCAAGACCGGTGATCATTACTGGGTGAACGCCTATGTAACGCCGGTGTTCGATGGCAGTCAGGTGGTCGGTTACGAGTCGGTGCGGGTCAAGCCGTCCGCCGAACAGATCCGCCGTGCCGAAGCGCTCTACCAACGCATCAACCAGGGCAAGTCGGCGATTCCTTCGAGCGACAAATGGCTGCCGATCGTGCAGGACTGGCTGCCGTTCATTCTGGTCAGCCAGTTGAGCTTCATGATCGGCGCCACCCTCAACTCGCAGTGGGGCTTCGCCCTCGCCGCCGGTCTGTCGGTGCCGCTGGGCCTGCTGGGCCTGCAATGGCAACAACGCGGGCTCAAACGCCTGCTGCGTCTGGCCGAGCAGACCACGTCCGACCCACTGATCGCGCAGATGTACACCGACAGCCGTGGCGCCCAGGCGCGTCTGGAAATGTCGATCCTCAGCCAGGAAGCCCGCCTGAAAACCTGCCTGACCCGTCTGCAGGACACCGCCGAGCACCTGACCGATCAGGCCAAGCAGTCCGACAGCCTGGCGCACAACAGCTCCATCGGCCTGGAACGCCAGCGCGTGGAAACCGAACAGGTCGCCACCGCCGTCAACCAGATGGCCGCCACCACGCAAGAAGTGGCGAGCCACGTCCAGCGCACCGCCGACGCCACCCAGGAAGCCAACCGCCTGACCGGTCGCGGCCGCGACATCGCCGGCGAAACCCGCGAAGCCATCCAGCGCCTGTCGGTCGTGGTCGGTGAAACCGGCCTGACCGTCACCCAACTGGCCAAGGACAGCGACGAAATCGGCGGCGTGGTCGACGTGATCAAAGGCATCGCCGACCAGACCAACCTGCTCGCGCTCAACGCCGCGATTGAAGCCGCGCGTGCCGGCGAAATGGGCCGTGGTTTTGCCGTGGTCGCCGACGAAGTCCGCCAACTGGCGCAACGCACCAGCGAATCCACCGGGCAGATCCACGCCCTGATCGCCAAGCTGCAACAGACTGCATCCAGCGCCGTACAAACCATGGAAGCCGGGCATCGTCAGGCTGAAGAAGGCGTGGCACGGGTTCTGGAAGCGGATCAGGCCCTGGTGGGCATCAGCGAAGCGGTGGCCAACATCACCGACATGACCACCCAGATCGCCGCCGCGACCGAAGAGCAAAGTGCCGTGGCTGAAGAAATCAGCCGCAACATCAGCAATATTTCGGAGTTGGCGGACCAGACTTCGGAACAGGCGCATAACTCGGCGTTGCTGAGTGAAGAGCTGACGAAGACTGCCAACACGCAATACTCGTTGGTGGAGCGGTTTAACCGCTGA
- a CDS encoding CPBP family intramembrane glutamic endopeptidase encodes MTALPWLYLGLLSLGYGLALSFGQLGWLALISIALLVFAGYAVRQQTVPVGRFLGHGLFVVLALALAMHWLPGFYNGRAIPAQRFTDNAVPFSMFVNLDKPLIGFWLLLACPWIVARRSLRLTVYATALALTLSVILALGGAVLLGMIAWAPKWPDQAWLWVLNNLLLVTLVEEALFRGYIQGGLSRHFKHLPYGENLALLLASLLFGLVHVGAGWQWVLLAGLAGVGYGLAYRFGGLGAAIMTHFGLNLLHFGLFTYPMLAG; translated from the coding sequence ATGACAGCTCTGCCATGGCTCTATCTCGGGCTTCTCAGCCTTGGTTACGGATTGGCGCTGAGTTTCGGCCAGCTCGGCTGGCTGGCGCTGATCTCCATTGCACTGCTGGTTTTCGCCGGTTACGCCGTGCGCCAGCAAACCGTGCCGGTCGGGCGTTTTCTCGGTCATGGCCTGTTTGTCGTACTGGCCCTGGCGCTGGCCATGCATTGGCTGCCAGGCTTCTACAACGGCCGGGCCATTCCGGCGCAGCGCTTCACCGACAACGCCGTGCCGTTCTCGATGTTCGTGAATCTCGACAAACCGCTGATTGGCTTCTGGCTGTTGCTGGCCTGCCCGTGGATTGTCGCGCGGCGCTCGTTGCGCCTGACCGTGTACGCCACCGCACTGGCTTTGACGTTGAGTGTGATCCTGGCGCTGGGTGGCGCGGTGTTGCTGGGCATGATCGCCTGGGCACCGAAATGGCCGGATCAGGCGTGGCTGTGGGTGCTGAACAATCTGCTGCTGGTGACGCTGGTCGAAGAAGCGCTGTTTCGCGGCTATATACAGGGTGGCCTGAGTCGGCATTTCAAACACCTGCCCTACGGCGAAAACCTCGCGCTGCTGCTCGCGTCCCTGCTGTTCGGCCTGGTGCATGTGGGCGCCGGGTGGCAATGGGTGTTGCTGGCGGGCCTGGCGGGTGTCGGCTATGGTCTGGCCTACCGTTTTGGCGGGCTCGGCGCGGCGATCATGACGCACTTTGGTCTGAACCTGCTGCACTTCGGCCTGTTCACCTATCCGATGCTCGCGGGTTGA
- the inhA gene encoding isonitrile hydratase gives MALQIGFLLFPQVQQLDLTGPYDVLASLPDVQVHLIWKDLVPVTASTGLVLKPTTTFEDCPDLDVICVPGGAGVGPLMEDEQTLAFIKSQAAQARYVTSVCTGSLVLGAAGLLQGKRATTHWAYHDLLPTLGAIPVKDRVVRDGNLFTGGGITAGIDFALTLAQELVGVDTAQLVQLQLEYAPAPPFDSGSPEMAPSAVVDEARKRAAPSLKLRTEITERAAAKLNLR, from the coding sequence ATGGCGTTGCAGATCGGTTTTCTGTTGTTTCCCCAGGTGCAGCAACTCGACCTGACCGGCCCGTATGACGTGCTGGCCTCGTTACCGGACGTGCAAGTGCACCTGATCTGGAAGGATCTGGTGCCGGTCACCGCCAGCACCGGGCTGGTGCTGAAACCGACCACCACCTTCGAGGACTGCCCGGATCTGGACGTGATCTGCGTACCCGGCGGCGCGGGCGTTGGGCCGTTGATGGAAGATGAACAGACGCTGGCGTTCATCAAGTCGCAAGCGGCGCAGGCGCGTTACGTGACGTCGGTGTGCACCGGTTCGCTGGTGCTCGGCGCGGCGGGTCTGTTGCAGGGCAAACGGGCGACCACACACTGGGCTTATCACGATCTGCTGCCGACACTGGGCGCGATCCCGGTGAAGGATCGGGTGGTGCGTGACGGCAATCTGTTTACCGGGGGTGGCATCACCGCCGGGATCGATTTTGCCCTGACGCTGGCGCAAGAACTGGTCGGCGTCGACACGGCGCAACTGGTGCAGTTGCAGCTGGAATATGCGCCGGCGCCGCCGTTTGATTCCGGCAGTCCAGAGATGGCGCCGAGCGCGGTTGTCGATGAGGCACGCAAACGTGCAGCGCCTTCGCTGAAGTTGCGCACTGAAATCACCGAGCGTGCCGCGGCAAAACTCAACCTGCGCTGA
- a CDS encoding GlxA family transcriptional regulator, whose translation MPKTIHVLAFANVQLLDVTGPLQVFASANDIARQQGLPAPYAPTVIASGGGTVSSSAGLAMLAEPLPKQPSDTLIIAGGWGVYAAAEDADLVSWVREHASGCRRVASVCTGAFLLAASGWLDGRRVVTHWTRCEQLAQKHPRLQVEPNPIFINDGPVWTSAGVTAGIDLALAMVEDDLGRDMALDVARQLVVFLKRPGGQSQFSVTLSLQKQGNRFDDLHAWIAEHLTCDLGIPTLAEQAGMSERSFVRHYRADTGQTPARAIELIRVETARRLLSDTGLPIKRVATNCGFGSEETLRRSFLRAMGVTPQAYRERFSVSAGADPVMP comes from the coding sequence ATGCCGAAAACCATCCACGTACTCGCGTTCGCCAATGTGCAACTGCTCGATGTCACCGGGCCGTTGCAGGTCTTCGCCTCGGCCAACGACATTGCCCGCCAGCAGGGTTTGCCTGCGCCTTACGCGCCAACGGTCATCGCCAGCGGCGGCGGGACGGTGAGCTCGTCTGCCGGGTTGGCGATGCTGGCCGAACCGCTGCCGAAACAGCCAAGCGATACGCTGATCATCGCCGGCGGCTGGGGCGTCTACGCTGCTGCCGAAGACGCCGATTTGGTGAGTTGGGTGCGTGAACATGCGAGCGGCTGCCGGCGCGTGGCCTCGGTCTGTACCGGCGCATTTCTGCTGGCTGCCAGCGGCTGGCTCGACGGTCGCCGGGTCGTCACCCACTGGACCCGTTGCGAGCAACTGGCGCAGAAGCACCCGCGCTTGCAGGTCGAGCCCAATCCGATCTTCATCAACGACGGCCCGGTCTGGACCTCAGCGGGCGTCACCGCCGGCATCGACCTGGCGCTGGCCATGGTCGAAGACGACCTCGGTCGCGACATGGCCCTGGACGTCGCCCGGCAACTGGTGGTGTTCCTCAAGCGCCCAGGCGGGCAGTCGCAATTCAGCGTGACGCTGTCACTGCAAAAACAGGGCAACCGCTTCGATGATTTACACGCGTGGATTGCCGAACACTTGACCTGCGATCTGGGCATTCCGACCCTCGCCGAACAGGCCGGCATGAGCGAGCGCAGTTTCGTCCGTCACTACCGCGCCGACACTGGCCAGACCCCGGCCCGCGCCATCGAACTGATCCGCGTCGAAACCGCCCGCCGGTTGTTGAGTGATACCGGATTGCCGATCAAACGGGTCGCGACCAACTGTGGATTTGGCAGTGAAGAGACCTTAAGACGCAGTTTTCTGCGGGCCATGGGCGTGACGCCGCAGGCGTATCGGGAGCGGTTTTCGGTCAGTGCTGGAGCAGATCCAGTAATGCCTTGA